From the Spirochaetota bacterium genome, one window contains:
- a CDS encoding diguanylate cyclase gives MRQEYHEREAPGRRFYKKYGIRAHYKENAEYSHIMVSTRGIYILFCVLSLGVSLSLAWYCIGRRREPGALCYGAVSLFQALWITGTLLDLLATTIQHKLSWDLLQYAGGAGWAVFLWHFAAVTASARIKPPRPLSLLIALPAIAGILFMATDPFHGLARIDPRLESREGGLFLIYEFSPLAIIAAACVLLVLLHALLILLRAFIRMHHLYRRQVGFVIAGHAIPLLGAAVTLAALCDFPLRDISPFTITTGGLLAAWGLVRYRHFDTIPMARDLLIETMDDAVIVLDDNARVLDYNKAASDICAANGGLMIGADVGTMCPGMSEALPADLAPGGIRRDVVLETPRGPAHFEMKSWDLSPSGNVVQGRLLVLRDISERKNMELELRKSHDLLLARLDRAKALQEKLEEMAMRDPLTGLFNRYFLDEVFAKELVRAERSNETVGCILLDIDFFKIVNDEYGHQTGDLILKALGDIMREFTRKSDITCRYGGEEFLIIMPGAREEIVLDRAEAVRSHFAAVRSRSGGHSIKATLSGGISMYPRHASDHTALIRIADKALYRAKRAGRNVVLIAEDSEISADQG, from the coding sequence ATGAGACAGGAATACCACGAAAGGGAAGCGCCCGGGAGGCGCTTTTATAAAAAGTACGGTATCCGGGCACACTACAAAGAAAATGCGGAATATTCTCACATCATGGTAAGCACGAGGGGCATATATATACTTTTTTGCGTGCTCTCACTGGGTGTCTCGCTTTCACTTGCCTGGTATTGCATCGGCAGGCGCAGGGAGCCGGGCGCCCTTTGTTACGGGGCCGTATCCCTGTTCCAGGCGCTCTGGATCACGGGAACGCTCCTCGACCTGCTCGCGACGACTATCCAGCACAAGCTTTCCTGGGACCTTTTACAGTACGCGGGCGGGGCAGGGTGGGCGGTGTTCCTGTGGCATTTCGCCGCGGTCACCGCGAGCGCCCGCATAAAGCCTCCCCGGCCCCTTTCCCTGCTCATCGCGCTCCCCGCGATCGCCGGCATTCTGTTCATGGCAACCGATCCCTTCCACGGCCTTGCGCGGATCGACCCCCGGCTGGAATCCCGGGAGGGCGGCCTTTTCCTGATTTACGAATTTTCCCCCCTGGCCATCATTGCCGCCGCGTGCGTGCTGCTCGTCCTCCTGCACGCCCTTCTCATTCTCCTGCGGGCCTTCATTCGCATGCACCACCTGTATCGCCGGCAGGTCGGATTCGTCATAGCGGGGCACGCGATTCCGCTGCTGGGCGCGGCCGTCACGCTGGCCGCGCTGTGCGATTTCCCGCTCAGGGACATTTCCCCGTTCACCATAACAACGGGAGGCCTGCTCGCCGCGTGGGGCCTGGTCCGCTACCGGCACTTCGATACCATTCCCATGGCCAGGGACCTGCTCATTGAGACGATGGACGACGCGGTAATCGTGCTCGACGATAACGCGCGTGTGCTGGACTATAACAAGGCCGCGTCCGATATATGCGCGGCGAACGGCGGACTCATGATCGGGGCGGACGTCGGGACTATGTGTCCCGGGATGAGTGAAGCCCTCCCCGCCGATCTCGCCCCGGGGGGGATTCGACGAGATGTCGTGCTCGAAACGCCCCGGGGCCCCGCGCACTTTGAAATGAAATCATGGGACCTCTCGCCCTCCGGTAACGTCGTGCAGGGCCGCCTTCTCGTGCTCAGGGACATTTCGGAAAGGAAAAACATGGAGCTGGAGCTCAGGAAGTCGCACGACCTGCTCCTCGCGCGTCTTGACCGGGCAAAGGCCCTCCAGGAAAAACTGGAGGAGATGGCCATGCGGGACCCCCTTACCGGGCTGTTCAACCGCTATTTCCTCGACGAGGTGTTCGCGAAGGAGCTTGTACGCGCGGAGCGCTCGAACGAAACGGTCGGGTGCATTCTCCTTGACATCGATTTCTTCAAGATCGTCAATGACGAGTACGGGCACCAGACGGGGGACCTCATCCTTAAAGCGCTGGGCGACATCATGCGCGAATTTACGAGGAAAAGCGACATCACCTGCCGCTACGGGGGCGAGGAGTTCCTGATAATAATGCCCGGCGCGCGGGAGGAAATCGTCCTCGATCGCGCCGAGGCGGTGCGCTCCCATTTCGCCGCGGTGCGCAGCCGGAGCGGGGGGCATAGTATCAAGGCGACACTCTCGGGCGGGATATCGATGTACCCGCGTCACGCATCGGACCATACCGCGCTCATACGCATCGCCGACAAGGCCCTCTACCGCGCGAAGCGGGCGGGAAGGAACGTAGTACTGATCGCGGAGGATTCCGAGATTTCCGCGGACCAGGGATGA
- a CDS encoding PaaI family thioesterase: MPSQDHYRKLENLMHSAPIVKLTRARALIGDGTAEITIPVREEFFHAAHALHGSIYFLALDNAAFFAVNSLVEDVFVLTASFTTYLTRPVTSGEIRAAGKVVSRGNSQFIAESVLYDEDGKEIGRGNGIFVKSRIALDERVGYTA; the protein is encoded by the coding sequence ATGCCGTCTCAGGATCATTACCGGAAACTCGAAAACCTGATGCATTCGGCCCCCATCGTCAAGCTCACGCGGGCGCGGGCGCTCATAGGAGACGGCACCGCCGAAATCACCATCCCCGTGAGGGAAGAATTTTTCCACGCCGCACACGCGCTGCACGGCTCCATATATTTCCTGGCGCTCGACAACGCGGCCTTCTTCGCGGTGAACTCCCTCGTCGAAGACGTGTTCGTGCTCACGGCAAGCTTCACGACCTATCTCACGCGGCCCGTCACCTCCGGCGAGATCAGGGCCGCGGGTAAGGTGGTTTCTCGCGGGAATTCCCAGTTCATCGCCGAATCGGTGCTGTACGACGAGGACGGAAAAGAGATCGGGAGGGGCAACGGGATATTCGTGAAAAGCAGGATAGCGCTCGACGAGCGGGTAGGGTATACTGCATGA